A window of Cellulomonas wangleii genomic DNA:
ACCTGGGTCATTCCGCCATGTTAGGTCACGGACTCGTCCGGGCGCGGCAGTCCTCGGTCCCGACCCGCCGGACGGTCCCCCGATCGTGATCCGGCAGGGCGCACCGCCCACGGCGCTGGTCCCCCGGGCGGACCCCGACCCCCCGTCGGTCCGACCCGGGGTGCACGCCGACCCGGCGGCGGCGTCCTAGTCTCGGGGGATGTCGTGGTGGGACCGCCTGTGGCGCTGGGAGGACACGCACCGCCTCGGTGTCGACGTCACGATCACCGTGCTGCTCGGGCTCGCGCTGGCGCCGGCGTCGATCGCCGCCCTCGGCAGGCGGGCACCGGGCCTGGACGCGGTGTTCGTGTCCCTGTGCATCGTGGGCGTCGTCGTGCCCCTCGCGTGGCGGCGCACCCACCCGACGGCATCGGTGACGACGATCTACACGTGCGCGCTGCTGCACGTCGTGGCCGGGTTCCCCGTGCTGCCCGTGGACGCCGTCGTGCCGTTCGCGCTCTACTCCGTCGCCCTGCACGGTCCGCGCTGGGCCCACCGCACCGCCCTGGCCGGCGCCATGGCGGGCGCACTCCTCGTCGGTACCTGGCTGGCCCTGCAGTACGGCCGGCCCGCAGCAGCCCTCCTCACGGTCTTCGTCGCCAGCATCTTCCTGGTCGCGTGGGCGTTCGGCCTGGTGCGGCGTGCCCGCCGTGAGCACCTGGAGGCGCTCGTCGACCGCACCGAGCGGCTCGAGGTGGAGCGTGACCAGCAGGCGATGATCGCCACCGCCGCGGAACGCGCCCGGATCGCGCGCGAGATGCACGACATCGTCGCCCACAGCCTGTCCGTGGTCATCGCGCAGGCCGACGGCGGCCGGTACGCGGCCGCGCACGACACGGCGGCGGCCACGCGCGCCCTCGGCACGATCGCGGAGACGGGGCGTGCGGCGCTCACCGACATGCGCCGGCTGCTGGGCGTGCTGCGCGAGACCCCGGGCGCCGCACCCGGTGGCGCCGCGCCGGGCATCCTGCCCCCGGCCGACGAGCGCGACGCCCCCGCGGGCACGGCAGCCGTCGCCACGACGACGCCGCAGCCCGCGGTCGAGGACGTCGAGGCGCTCGTGGCGCAGATGCGGGCCAGCGGCATGCGGGTGTCGTTCGTCCGCCTGGGCACGCCGCGGCACCTGCCGCCCGGCGCCGGCCTGACCGTCTACCGCATCGCGCAGGAGTCGCTGACCAACGTGCTCAAGCACGCGGGCCCCGACCCCGGCGTCACCGTCATGCTGCAGTGGCACCCCGCTGCCGTCTCGCTCGAGGTCAGCGACGACGGCCGGGGCGCCGCCGCCGACGCCGACGGGCTCGGCCAGGGACTGCTGGGCATGCGGGAGCGCGCCACGATGTTCGGCGGCACCGTCACGGCCGGGCCACGGCCCGGGGGTGGCTACCGTGTGCGCGCCACGCTGCCGACGCCGGGGGCGCGCGACGCCGCCGACGGGTCGGACGCCGCCCCCGCCGCGCACACCACGACCCCGCCTCGTCGCACCACCCAAGACCCAGCCGGAGGAACCACCCCGTGACCACGACAACGCCCGACGCCGGCGCACCCGTGCGCGTCGCCCTCGTCGACGACCAGCAGCTGGTGCGGGCCGGTTTCCGCATGGTCATCGACTCGCAGCCCGACCTCGAGGTCGTGCTCGAGGCCGGCGACGGTGCGCAGGCCGTGCGGGCGCTGGACCCGCAGTCACGCACCGCGACCGGCCCGGTCGACGTCGTCCTCATGGACGTGCGCATGCCCACGATGGACGGGCTCGAGGCCACCGAGCGCATCGTGTCGCGCGCGACGGCGGACGCGCCCGCACCCCGGGTCATCGTGCTGACGACGTTCGACCTCGACGAGTACGTGCTGGCCGCGATCCGTGCGGGGGCCAGCGGCTTCCTGCTGAAGGACGCCCCGCCCGAGGAGATGCTGGCCGCGATCCGCACCGTGCACCAGGGCGACGCCGTGATCGCGCCGTCCAGCACCCGGCGCCTGCTCGAGCACCTGGTGACAGCCCTGCCCGGTGACGCACCCGCCGCCACGGAGGACCCCGCGCACCGCGCGGTCGCCCAGCTCACCGACCGCGAGCGCGAGGTGCTCGTCCTCATGGCCCGCGGCCGGTCCAACACCGAGATCGGGCAGGACCTGTTCGTCGCCGAGGCGACGGTGAAGACGCACGTGGGCCGGA
This region includes:
- a CDS encoding sensor histidine kinase: MSWWDRLWRWEDTHRLGVDVTITVLLGLALAPASIAALGRRAPGLDAVFVSLCIVGVVVPLAWRRTHPTASVTTIYTCALLHVVAGFPVLPVDAVVPFALYSVALHGPRWAHRTALAGAMAGALLVGTWLALQYGRPAAALLTVFVASIFLVAWAFGLVRRARREHLEALVDRTERLEVERDQQAMIATAAERARIAREMHDIVAHSLSVVIAQADGGRYAAAHDTAAATRALGTIAETGRAALTDMRRLLGVLRETPGAAPGGAAPGILPPADERDAPAGTAAVATTTPQPAVEDVEALVAQMRASGMRVSFVRLGTPRHLPPGAGLTVYRIAQESLTNVLKHAGPDPGVTVMLQWHPAAVSLEVSDDGRGAAADADGLGQGLLGMRERATMFGGTVTAGPRPGGGYRVRATLPTPGARDAADGSDAAPAAHTTTPPRRTTQDPAGGTTP
- a CDS encoding response regulator, translating into MTTTTPDAGAPVRVALVDDQQLVRAGFRMVIDSQPDLEVVLEAGDGAQAVRALDPQSRTATGPVDVVLMDVRMPTMDGLEATERIVSRATADAPAPRVIVLTTFDLDEYVLAAIRAGASGFLLKDAPPEEMLAAIRTVHQGDAVIAPSSTRRLLEHLVTALPGDAPAATEDPAHRAVAQLTDREREVLVLMARGRSNTEIGQDLFVAEATVKTHVGRILAKLGARDRVQAVVVAYEAGLVRPGS